In Parcubacteria group bacterium, the following are encoded in one genomic region:
- the rpsO gene encoding 30S ribosomal protein S15 encodes MALNHKQKDKATKEVKRHEKDTGSPEYQMALFTERIKKLTSHLKKNAKDFHSRRGLLKMVSKRRKLMEYLKKTNEKMYKATIKKLGLKG; translated from the coding sequence ATGGCTCTAAACCACAAGCAAAAAGACAAAGCGACTAAAGAGGTAAAAAGACACGAAAAAGATACCGGTTCTCCGGAATATCAAATGGCTCTTTTCACCGAAAGAATCAAAAAACTAACCAGCCACCTTAAGAAAAACGCCAAAGATTTTCATTCCAGGCGCGGACTTCTCAAGATGGTTTCCAAAAGAAGAAAGCTGATGGAATACCTCAAAAAGACCAACGAAAAGATGTATAAAGCCACTATTAAAAAACTAGGGCTTAAAGGATAA
- a CDS encoding NYN domain-containing protein — MAKFLEQRVGVLVDIQNLYYSAKVLYGKKVNFKKVLEEATSGRKMIRAIAYGIKTMEGQEEKFFDALNKQGFEVKTKDLQIFPGGQKKGDWDVGIAVDAIKMSKTLDAVVLISGDGDYIPVVKYIQNTTGCRVEGMAFLESTSNKLVEELDDFTNLSENKKKFLI; from the coding sequence ATGGCGAAATTTTTAGAACAGCGGGTTGGCGTTTTGGTAGACATTCAAAATCTGTATTACAGCGCCAAAGTGCTTTATGGGAAAAAAGTTAATTTTAAAAAAGTTCTAGAAGAAGCAACATCGGGAAGAAAAATGATTCGCGCTATTGCCTATGGAATCAAGACTATGGAAGGACAAGAGGAAAAATTTTTCGATGCGTTAAACAAACAAGGATTCGAGGTAAAAACTAAGGATCTTCAAATTTTTCCCGGAGGACAAAAAAAGGGAGATTGGGACGTGGGAATTGCAGTTGACGCCATTAAGATGTCCAAGACTTTGGATGCAGTAGTTTTAATTTCCGGCGATGGAGACTACATTCCAGTCGTGAAATATATCCAAAACACCACTGGCTGCCGAGTGGAGGGAATGGCCTTTCTCGAATCCACTAGTAACAAATTGGTTGAAGAACTTGATGACTTTACTAATCTTTCTGAAAACAAAAAGAAGTTTTTAATATAA